Proteins encoded within one genomic window of Balneolaceae bacterium:
- a CDS encoding DUF488 domain-containing protein, whose protein sequence is MYYRRKILLSLLEVFDNELEKIRLQKLLLLFTQKQEKPAYDFVPYKFGCFSFHANADLHTMTKYEQVSKQKKKWVRTEKKSWLNELKSEDRQVLFEIKKDYGNKSVQELLEITYKNYPYYALNSTIIDDVLEEEEQQNVKALRENAPEQPCLFTIGYEGISLEAYLNKLIKNGVNALLDVRKNAMSMKYGFNKSQLKNACEGVGITYLHFSEVGIKSSKRKELNSQDDYDRLFEDYKQSVLPKTADTQKEIANAIETYKRVALTCFEADSCQCHRRPLAEFINQHQELKLELIHL, encoded by the coding sequence ATGTACTACCGCAGAAAAATACTGCTCTCGTTATTAGAAGTGTTTGACAACGAACTGGAAAAAATCCGGCTGCAAAAGCTGCTGCTGCTCTTTACACAAAAGCAGGAAAAACCGGCCTATGATTTTGTGCCTTATAAATTTGGCTGTTTTTCGTTTCATGCCAACGCCGATTTGCATACCATGACCAAGTACGAACAGGTGAGTAAGCAGAAGAAAAAATGGGTGCGGACAGAGAAAAAATCATGGCTGAATGAGTTAAAATCTGAAGATCGCCAGGTGCTTTTTGAAATTAAAAAAGACTATGGAAATAAATCGGTACAGGAGTTGCTGGAAATCACCTACAAAAATTACCCGTACTATGCACTAAACAGTACCATTATAGATGATGTTCTGGAAGAAGAGGAACAGCAAAATGTGAAGGCTTTGCGGGAGAATGCACCTGAGCAACCGTGTCTGTTTACAATTGGGTACGAAGGGATTTCACTGGAAGCCTACCTGAATAAACTGATCAAAAACGGGGTAAACGCACTACTTGATGTTCGAAAAAACGCCATGAGTATGAAGTATGGATTTAACAAAAGTCAGCTTAAAAATGCCTGTGAAGGTGTGGGAATAACATACCTGCATTTTTCAGAAGTGGGAATCAAATCTTCAAAACGAAAGGAACTAAATTCGCAGGACGATTACGACCGGTTGTTTGAGGACTACAAACAATCGGTTCTCCCCAAAACGGCCGATACCCAAAAAGAAATTGCAAACGCGATTGAAACCTATAAACGCGTAGCGCTCACCTGTTTTGAAGCCGACAGTTGCCAGTGCCACCGTCGTCCGCTCGCAGAATTTATCAATCAGCATCAGGAGCTTAAACTTGAACTAATACACCTGTAA
- a CDS encoding putative DNA binding domain-containing protein, with product MDALELLEIVERGEDSQHQFKRNITNETSMATELAAFSNSRGGLLIIGVDDDGTIAGLSNEDIGRLNNMISNASSSHIRNPINPTNENIKLEDGLVMVVTVSEGFDKPYITNEGAIWVRSGADKRKVTSKEELRRLFSESDLLHAGEIPISDSTINDIDEDFFDEFYQDVYDRSLDDEEKPLLQLIQNMNLAKEDHLNLAGLLLFGENPQKYKPQFIVKAVYFDGNEPTSDKYFDSEDIGGRLSNQYVMALAFLKRNLVREQNGQGRNTTGELEIPEIVLEELLVNAIIHRNYFIDAPIRVFMFENRVEIISPGVLPNHMTEENAKSGVSIQRNPVISSFVTKAKPPIGLPYRGIGTGIQRAYKEFSEIELFNDQDNNQFIVTINRTN from the coding sequence ATGGATGCATTAGAACTTTTAGAAATAGTTGAGCGTGGGGAAGATTCCCAGCATCAATTTAAGCGTAATATCACGAATGAAACCTCAATGGCTACTGAGCTTGCTGCATTTTCCAATTCGCGGGGCGGATTATTAATAATAGGTGTTGACGATGATGGGACGATTGCTGGTCTATCGAACGAAGATATTGGCAGACTTAATAACATGATTTCAAATGCTTCTTCCTCTCACATTAGAAATCCGATTAACCCAACAAACGAAAATATTAAGTTGGAAGACGGATTGGTGATGGTGGTAACTGTCTCAGAAGGTTTTGATAAGCCATATATAACAAATGAGGGAGCGATTTGGGTTAGAAGTGGTGCAGATAAGAGAAAAGTTACATCGAAAGAAGAATTAAGGCGTTTATTCTCAGAAAGCGATCTGCTGCATGCCGGCGAGATTCCAATTAGTGATTCTACCATTAATGATATAGACGAAGATTTTTTTGATGAATTTTACCAAGATGTATATGACCGGTCTTTGGATGATGAAGAGAAGCCTCTTTTGCAACTCATACAAAACATGAATTTGGCAAAGGAAGATCACTTGAATTTGGCAGGGTTGTTACTCTTTGGTGAGAACCCTCAAAAATATAAACCTCAATTCATTGTAAAAGCTGTTTATTTTGATGGAAACGAGCCAACTTCTGATAAATATTTCGATAGTGAGGATATTGGAGGCAGACTTTCAAATCAATATGTAATGGCATTGGCGTTTCTGAAAAGAAACCTTGTTAGGGAGCAAAATGGACAGGGAAGAAATACGACCGGAGAATTGGAAATTCCTGAAATTGTACTTGAAGAACTATTGGTAAATGCTATTATTCACCGGAATTATTTTATTGACGCCCCAATTCGAGTTTTTATGTTTGAAAACAGAGTTGAGATTATTTCACCTGGTGTACTTCCCAATCATATGACTGAAGAAAATGCCAAGAGTGGAGTGTCCATACAGCGTAATCCTGTTATTTCATCATTTGTAACAAAAGCAAAACCACCTATTGGTTTGCCTTATAGAGGAATTGGTACAGGTATTCAAAGAGCATACAAGGAATTTTCAGAAATTGAGTTATTCAACGATCAAGATAACAACCAGTTTATCGTCACAATCAATCGAACGAATTAG